A genomic window from Streptomyces sp. WMMC940 includes:
- a CDS encoding TIGR01777 family oxidoreductase gives MRIAVTGAGGLIGSALVRSLRAGGTAGHEVVRLVRRAPRAADEVRWDPARQYVDAAGLIGCEAVVHLAGAGVGDRRWSEAYKKEIRDSRVLGTAALAEALASLEEPPRVLVCGSAIGYYGDTGDRAVDESAPPGAGFLPGVCEEWEAAAAPAEEAGVRVAFARTGLVVAREGGAWGRLFPLFRAGLGGRLGSGRQFWSFISLQDEIAALRHIVDTDTLSGPVNLTAPEPLTNREVTAAMGRVLHRPTLLTVPPVALRVYLGEFAEDVLGSQRVVPRKLLESGFTFSHPSVDEAIRAALA, from the coding sequence ATGCGTATTGCTGTGACGGGCGCGGGCGGTCTGATCGGTTCGGCACTGGTGCGTTCCCTGCGGGCCGGGGGCACGGCTGGGCACGAGGTGGTGCGACTCGTCAGACGGGCGCCGCGGGCGGCGGACGAGGTCCGGTGGGACCCGGCACGGCAGTACGTGGACGCGGCGGGGCTCATCGGCTGCGAGGCGGTCGTCCATCTCGCGGGTGCCGGGGTGGGCGACCGCCGCTGGAGCGAGGCGTACAAGAAGGAGATCCGGGACAGCCGGGTGCTCGGCACGGCCGCGCTCGCGGAGGCTCTTGCGTCACTGGAGGAGCCGCCGCGGGTGCTGGTGTGCGGCTCGGCGATCGGGTACTACGGCGACACGGGCGACCGCGCGGTCGACGAGAGCGCGCCCCCCGGTGCGGGCTTCCTGCCCGGTGTCTGCGAGGAGTGGGAGGCCGCGGCGGCACCGGCCGAGGAGGCGGGTGTCCGGGTGGCGTTCGCCCGCACGGGACTGGTGGTGGCGCGTGAGGGCGGTGCGTGGGGAAGGCTCTTCCCGCTGTTCCGGGCGGGCCTGGGCGGGCGGCTGGGCAGCGGCCGCCAGTTCTGGAGCTTCATCTCCTTGCAGGACGAGATCGCCGCGCTGCGCCACATCGTGGACACGGACACCCTGTCGGGCCCGGTCAATCTGACAGCTCCGGAACCACTGACCAATCGAGAGGTGACGGCGGCGATGGGCCGTGTGCTCCACCGTCCGACCCTGCTCACGGTGCCGCCGGTAGCCCTGCGGGTGTATCTCGGCGAGTTCGCGGAGGACGTCCTCGGCAGCCAGCGGGTCGTGCCGAGGAAGCTCCTCGAGTCCGGCTTCACCTTCTCCCATCCGTCCGTCGACGAGGCGATCCGCGCGGCCCTCGCCTGA
- the lipA gene encoding lipoyl synthase yields MSAVAPDGRKMLRLEVRNSQTPIERKPEWIKTRAKMGPEYNQLQKLVKSEGLHTVCQEAGCPNIFECWEDREATFLIGGDQCTRRCDFCQIDTGKPQALDRDEPRRVGESVVTMDLNYATITGVARDDLEDGGAWLYAETVRQIHAQTADREAGRTKVELLIPDFNAEPDQLAEVFSSRPEVLAHNVETVPRIFKRIRPGFRYERSLKVITEARAAGLVTKSNLILGMGETREEVSEALQHLHDAGCELITITQYLRPSVRHHPVERWVKPQEFVELKEEADEIGFSGVMSGPLVRSSYRAGRLYQQAVDQRRSAAAQRSGESVPITPAV; encoded by the coding sequence GTGTCCGCTGTAGCACCCGACGGACGCAAGATGCTGCGCCTGGAGGTCCGGAACAGCCAGACCCCCATCGAGCGCAAGCCCGAGTGGATCAAGACCCGGGCGAAAATGGGCCCCGAGTACAACCAGCTGCAGAAGCTCGTCAAGAGCGAGGGCCTGCACACGGTCTGCCAGGAAGCCGGCTGTCCCAACATCTTCGAGTGCTGGGAGGACCGCGAGGCCACCTTCCTCATCGGCGGTGACCAGTGCACCCGGCGCTGCGACTTCTGCCAGATCGACACGGGCAAGCCGCAGGCGCTCGACCGCGACGAGCCGCGCCGCGTCGGCGAGTCCGTCGTCACGATGGACCTGAACTACGCCACGATCACCGGCGTCGCCCGCGACGACCTGGAGGACGGCGGCGCCTGGCTGTACGCGGAGACCGTGCGCCAGATCCACGCGCAGACGGCGGACCGCGAGGCCGGCCGCACCAAGGTCGAACTGCTCATCCCCGACTTCAACGCGGAGCCGGACCAGCTGGCCGAGGTCTTCTCCTCCCGCCCGGAGGTGCTGGCGCACAACGTCGAGACGGTGCCGCGCATCTTCAAGCGCATCCGCCCCGGCTTCCGGTACGAGCGCTCCCTGAAGGTGATCACCGAGGCCCGCGCGGCCGGCCTGGTCACCAAGTCGAACCTGATCCTCGGCATGGGCGAGACCCGCGAGGAGGTCAGCGAGGCCCTGCAGCACCTCCACGACGCGGGATGCGAGCTGATCACCATCACCCAGTACCTGCGGCCGTCCGTGCGGCACCACCCCGTCGAGCGCTGGGTGAAGCCGCAGGAGTTCGTGGAGCTGAAGGAGGAGGCCGACGAGATCGGCTTCTCCGGTGTGATGTCCGGCCCGCTGGTGCGGTCCTCGTACCGGGCCGGACGCCTCTACCAGCAGGCCGTGGACCAGCGGCGGTCGGCAGCCGCGCAGCGGAGCGGGGAGAGCGTGCCCATCACCCCGGCCGTGTGA
- the lipB gene encoding lipoyl(octanoyl) transferase LipB, producing MSELRFVHLGFGDDAVEYRAAWDEQRRVHAARFAGEIPDTCLLLEHPPVYTAGRRTEDSERPLDGTPVVDVDRGGKITWHGPGQLVGYPIMQLPRPVDVVAHVRRLEEALIRTCADFGVETTRIEGRSGVWVLGDPVEQRPLGGLSLDLDPRLHDEEFDPRLSGPEYAPSNAGQRREDRKLAAIGIRVAKGVTMHGFALNVNPDNTWFDRIVPCGIRDAGVASLAGELGRDVTIAEVLPVVEKHLREVLENADLRPRAVERGTGPEAVTEAAGPAPEPAPAA from the coding sequence GTGAGCGAGCTGCGATTTGTCCATCTGGGCTTCGGCGACGACGCCGTCGAGTACCGGGCGGCCTGGGACGAGCAGCGCCGTGTGCACGCGGCCCGGTTCGCCGGCGAGATCCCGGACACCTGTCTGCTGCTGGAGCACCCGCCGGTCTACACGGCCGGACGGCGTACGGAGGACAGCGAGCGGCCGCTGGACGGCACCCCGGTCGTCGACGTCGACCGCGGCGGGAAGATCACCTGGCACGGCCCCGGTCAGCTGGTCGGCTATCCGATCATGCAGTTGCCCCGGCCCGTGGACGTGGTCGCCCACGTCCGGCGCCTGGAGGAAGCGCTGATCCGGACCTGCGCGGACTTCGGCGTGGAGACCACCCGGATCGAGGGCCGCAGCGGCGTCTGGGTCCTGGGCGACCCGGTCGAGCAGCGCCCGCTGGGAGGACTGTCGCTGGACCTCGACCCGCGGCTGCACGACGAGGAGTTCGACCCCCGCCTCAGCGGCCCGGAGTACGCCCCGTCCAACGCCGGGCAGCGCCGAGAGGACCGCAAGCTCGCCGCCATCGGCATCCGCGTCGCCAAGGGCGTGACGATGCACGGCTTCGCGCTGAACGTGAATCCGGACAACACGTGGTTCGACCGGATCGTGCCCTGCGGCATCCGGGACGCGGGGGTGGCCTCGCTCGCCGGCGAACTGGGTCGTGACGTGACGATCGCCGAGGTCCTGCCGGTCGTCGAGAAGCACCTGCGCGAGGTGCTGGAGAACGCCGACCTGCGGCCCCGGGCAGTGGAGCGCGGGACCGGCCCGGAGGCCGTGACGGAGGCCGCGGGCCCGGCTCCGGAGCCCGCCCCGGCAGCCTGA
- a CDS encoding DUF4191 domain-containing protein has protein sequence MARKDQAENSANPGRLKQIALTYKMTRRVDSKVGLVVAGVGIVTFGVFLAIGFLIDHPIYLGILGFLLAFLAMAIVFGRRAERAAFGQMEGQPGAAAAVLQNVGRGWTTTPAVAMNRNQDVVHRAVGRAGIVLVAEGNPNRVKTLLAAEKKRMARVAVDAPVHDIVVGNEEGQVPLKKLRTTMTKLPRVLTGPQVTQTNDRLRAMGDLMSNMPLPKGPMPKGMRMPRGGKMR, from the coding sequence ATGGCGAGGAAGGATCAGGCAGAGAACTCTGCGAACCCCGGGCGACTGAAGCAGATCGCCCTTACCTACAAGATGACCCGGCGGGTCGACTCCAAGGTCGGTCTTGTCGTCGCGGGTGTGGGAATCGTCACCTTCGGTGTCTTCCTCGCGATCGGTTTCCTGATCGACCACCCGATCTATCTGGGCATCCTGGGCTTCCTGCTGGCCTTCCTCGCGATGGCGATCGTCTTCGGACGCCGCGCCGAGCGTGCCGCCTTCGGGCAGATGGAAGGACAGCCGGGAGCGGCGGCCGCCGTACTGCAGAACGTGGGCCGGGGCTGGACCACGACCCCTGCGGTCGCGATGAACCGCAACCAGGACGTCGTCCACCGGGCCGTCGGCCGCGCCGGCATCGTGCTGGTGGCCGAGGGCAACCCGAACCGGGTCAAGACCCTGCTGGCGGCCGAGAAGAAGCGGATGGCCCGGGTCGCCGTGGACGCTCCGGTGCACGACATCGTCGTCGGCAACGAAGAGGGCCAGGTGCCGCTGAAGAAGCTGCGCACCACGATGACCAAGCTCCCCCGTGTGCTGACCGGACCGCAGGTGACCCAGACGAACGACCGTCTGCGCGCGATGGGCGACCTGATGAGCAACATGCCCCTGCCGAAGGGCCCGATGCCGAAGGGCATGCGGATGCCGCGAGGCGGAAAGATGCGCTGA
- a CDS encoding regulator: MTDRPPQRTPNRQLAALIAEAGFSNAGLARRVDQLGLEHGLDLRYDKTSVTRWLRGQQPRGTTPALIAEVFTRRLGRRLSAQDLGLDACAPVYAGLEFAATPEEAVDIVSGLWRKDSGSHAELRKIAFTPAGLVVPSRDWLIGRADERVARGEPTQSGAQARVPGQGGRTSVPRQRGTDRGPGQRVGPGDIAALRSVGELFRTLDHAYGGGHARQALVRYLEHEAEPMLRGTYGEGTGRRLFGAVADLTRLAGWTSFDIAAHGLAQRYFVQALRLAQAAGDRAYGAYVLVTMARQAVYLGHGREAVQLTRVAQQGVGSSAPPAVQALLHAVEARGYGVLGEVRSCTASLVRAERTLDTARPGDDVPHWARFFDEAQLADEFGHCHRDLQQYRAAVQHAERSLQLRAPGFARSRLFCRVVLATSRLGLGELDQACALGAEAAQQASEMRSARAIEYVRDFERRLEPYRDAAAVRTYRDRVAAMG; this comes from the coding sequence ATGACGGACCGACCCCCGCAGCGCACCCCGAACCGCCAGCTCGCCGCCCTCATCGCCGAAGCCGGCTTCTCCAACGCGGGGCTGGCCCGCCGGGTGGACCAGCTCGGCCTGGAGCACGGCCTCGACCTGCGGTACGACAAGACGTCCGTGACGCGCTGGCTGCGCGGTCAGCAGCCGCGCGGCACCACACCCGCCCTGATCGCCGAGGTCTTCACCCGGCGGCTCGGGCGGCGGCTGTCGGCCCAGGACCTGGGCCTGGACGCGTGTGCGCCGGTCTACGCGGGGCTGGAGTTCGCCGCCACCCCGGAGGAGGCCGTGGACATCGTCAGCGGGCTCTGGCGCAAGGACTCGGGCAGCCACGCCGAACTGCGCAAGATCGCGTTCACTCCGGCCGGGCTCGTCGTCCCGAGCCGCGACTGGCTGATCGGCCGCGCCGACGAGCGGGTGGCCCGCGGCGAGCCCACCCAGAGCGGAGCGCAGGCCAGGGTGCCGGGACAGGGCGGCCGCACGTCGGTGCCGCGGCAGCGCGGCACGGACCGCGGCCCGGGCCAGCGGGTCGGCCCCGGTGACATCGCGGCCCTGCGGTCCGTCGGCGAGCTCTTCCGGACCCTCGACCACGCCTACGGCGGCGGCCACGCCCGTCAGGCGCTCGTCCGCTACCTGGAGCACGAGGCCGAGCCGATGCTGCGCGGGACGTACGGGGAGGGCACCGGACGCCGGCTGTTCGGGGCGGTCGCGGACCTCACCCGGCTCGCGGGCTGGACGTCGTTCGACATCGCCGCCCACGGTCTCGCCCAGCGGTACTTCGTCCAGGCGCTGCGGCTGGCCCAGGCCGCGGGCGACCGTGCCTACGGGGCGTACGTACTGGTCACGATGGCCCGGCAGGCCGTCTACCTCGGGCACGGACGGGAGGCCGTCCAGCTCACCCGGGTCGCCCAGCAGGGCGTCGGCTCCTCCGCCCCGCCCGCCGTCCAGGCCCTGCTGCACGCGGTCGAGGCCCGCGGGTACGGCGTGCTCGGGGAGGTGCGCTCCTGCACGGCCTCGCTCGTCCGGGCCGAGCGCACACTGGACACCGCCCGGCCCGGGGACGACGTGCCGCACTGGGCGCGGTTCTTCGACGAGGCACAGCTGGCCGACGAGTTCGGGCACTGCCACCGCGATCTGCAGCAGTACCGCGCGGCCGTGCAGCACGCCGAGCGCTCGCTCCAGCTGCGCGCCCCGGGCTTCGCGCGCAGCCGCCTCTTCTGCCGCGTCGTCCTCGCCACCTCCCGGCTCGGCCTGGGGGAGCTGGACCAGGCGTGCGCTCTGGGTGCGGAGGCGGCGCAGCAGGCCTCGGAGATGCGGTCGGCCAGGGCCATCGAGTACGTGCGCGACTTCGAGCGACGGCTGGAGCCCTACCGCGACGCGGCCGCGGTCCGTACCTACCGGGACCGTGTCGCGGCGATGGGCTGA
- a CDS encoding YciI family protein: MFVVLLRFSENKAAAGRHMPGHQEWIRRGLDDGVFLLVGSIQPELGGAVLAHNASREELHKRVEEDPFVAQDVVTAEIIEIAPGMADDRLAFLR, translated from the coding sequence ATGTTCGTCGTCCTGCTCCGGTTCTCCGAAAACAAGGCCGCCGCCGGCCGGCACATGCCCGGCCATCAGGAGTGGATCCGGCGCGGCCTGGACGACGGCGTGTTCCTGCTGGTCGGCAGCATCCAGCCGGAGCTCGGCGGCGCGGTCCTCGCCCACAACGCCTCGCGCGAGGAACTCCACAAGCGCGTCGAGGAGGACCCGTTCGTCGCCCAGGACGTCGTCACGGCGGAGATCATCGAGATCGCGCCGGGAATGGCGGACGATCGGCTGGCCTTCCTGCGGTGA
- a CDS encoding TetR/AcrR family transcriptional regulator, protein MTAVTTREQIVSAADRLFYQHGYEHTSFADIAGAVGLSRGNFYYHFKSKDAILDAVIDARLADTRRMLEQWETEASTPAGRIMRYVEIVLTNRADIQYYGCPVGTLTTELAKLEHAMLGRAGRLFTLFRAWLREQFALLGQAERADELAMHVLAFSQGVAVMANAFHDEAFIQREVDRMRDWLQTYEK, encoded by the coding sequence GTGACCGCTGTGACGACCCGTGAGCAGATCGTGTCGGCGGCCGACCGGCTCTTCTACCAACACGGCTACGAGCACACCTCGTTCGCGGACATCGCGGGAGCCGTCGGACTGTCGCGGGGCAACTTCTACTACCACTTCAAGTCCAAGGACGCGATCTTGGACGCGGTGATCGACGCCCGCCTTGCCGACACCCGCCGGATGCTGGAGCAGTGGGAGACCGAGGCGTCCACCCCGGCAGGCCGCATCATGCGGTACGTCGAGATCGTGCTGACGAACCGCGCCGACATCCAGTACTACGGCTGCCCGGTCGGCACCTTGACCACGGAGCTGGCCAAACTGGAGCACGCCATGCTCGGCCGGGCCGGCCGCCTGTTCACGCTGTTCCGCGCATGGCTCCGCGAACAGTTCGCGCTGCTCGGGCAGGCGGAGCGGGCCGACGAGCTGGCGATGCACGTGCTCGCTTTCAGCCAGGGCGTCGCCGTCATGGCCAACGCCTTCCACGACGAGGCCTTCATCCAGCGAGAAGTCGACCGGATGCGCGACTGGCTGCAGACCTACGAGAAATGA
- a CDS encoding NAD(P)/FAD-dependent oxidoreductase — protein MLSSARHADVVIVGAGIAGLAAAHRLTGAGVTVVVLEAGPRVGGRTATGELDGFRLDRTVRLLNTSYPELRRTPVLADLPLSRFSPGVLVHSEGRHHRAGEVLGMRGTGGARRARGALTAARALASAPRTPLGGAFDQARLTAALGRLAATPPRRLLARRELPTHEALFNRGLPSRTVHGFLRPLLAALLSDAELVTSSRCADLVLRGFARGRLCVPTGGADRLPALLADALPPGTVLTGARVTEASISSVTTEEHGTFTCRSLLVATGARAAAELLPGLRVPDFHPLTVLHHTAPAPPLAEPALVLDADGSGPVAHTAVMSEVDPSRAPEGRVLITSAVLGDPPAALDARVRAHLATLYGTSTADWELLDVHHDPEAVPAMPAPHDLRRPVRLLCGLYVCGGHRDTSTVQGALHSGRRAAHAVLRDFGIQPELAPALLGTAAA, from the coding sequence GTGCTCAGCAGCGCACGCCACGCGGACGTCGTCATCGTCGGAGCCGGGATCGCCGGGCTCGCGGCGGCTCATCGGCTGACCGGTGCGGGAGTCACGGTCGTCGTACTGGAGGCCGGACCGAGGGTGGGGGGCCGGACGGCCACCGGAGAGCTGGACGGGTTTCGGCTCGACCGGACGGTCCGGCTGCTCAACACCTCGTATCCGGAGCTCCGCCGCACCCCCGTCCTGGCCGACCTGCCGCTGAGCCGCTTCTCGCCCGGCGTGCTCGTGCACAGCGAGGGCCGGCACCACCGCGCCGGCGAAGTCCTCGGCATGCGCGGGACGGGTGGCGCGCGGCGCGCGAGGGGCGCATTGACTGCGGCGCGCGCCCTGGCAAGCGCCCCCCGGACACCCCTCGGCGGCGCCTTCGACCAGGCCCGGCTCACGGCGGCGCTCGGACGGCTCGCCGCGACGCCGCCCCGGCGACTACTGGCCCGGCGTGAACTTCCCACGCACGAAGCCCTGTTCAACCGCGGCCTGCCCTCGCGTACCGTTCACGGCTTCCTCCGGCCGTTGCTCGCCGCCCTGTTGAGCGATGCCGAGCTGGTCACCTCCAGCCGCTGCGCCGACCTCGTGCTGCGCGGCTTCGCGCGCGGCCGGCTCTGTGTGCCGACGGGCGGTGCCGACCGGCTTCCGGCGCTGCTCGCGGACGCGCTGCCGCCGGGCACCGTGCTCACCGGTGCCCGGGTCACCGAGGCGTCCATCTCCTCCGTCACCACCGAGGAACACGGCACCTTCACCTGCCGCTCCCTGCTCGTCGCGACGGGAGCCCGGGCCGCGGCGGAGCTGCTCCCGGGGCTGCGGGTGCCGGACTTCCACCCGCTGACGGTCCTGCACCACACCGCCCCTGCGCCACCGTTGGCCGAGCCGGCCCTGGTACTGGACGCGGACGGCTCCGGTCCGGTCGCGCACACGGCGGTGATGAGCGAGGTCGACCCGTCCCGTGCGCCCGAGGGCCGGGTGCTGATCACCTCCGCCGTGCTGGGCGATCCGCCCGCCGCGCTCGACGCACGGGTCCGGGCCCATCTCGCCACCCTGTACGGAACGTCCACCGCCGACTGGGAGCTGCTGGACGTGCACCACGACCCGGAGGCCGTCCCCGCCATGCCCGCTCCCCACGACCTGCGCCGGCCGGTGCGGCTGCTCTGCGGGCTCTACGTCTGCGGAGGCCACCGGGACACGAGCACCGTCCAGGGCGCGCTGCACTCGGGGCGCCGGGCGGCACACGCGGTACTGCGCGACTTCGGCATCCAGCCGGAACTCGCACCCGCGCTGCTCGGCACCGCCGCGGCCTGA
- a CDS encoding RDD family protein, giving the protein MDNRQAIGSWLSGPRAAAEDMGADFGHRGERLGLPAEGPGSIAPLGRRFGALFIDWGLCVLIAYGLITGRDWSATGNPALVVFLALTVLTVGTVGSTPGKRLLGLRVVSENGGRLGVGRVLVRSVLLCLAVPALIWDRDGRGLHDRLARAVQVRI; this is encoded by the coding sequence GTGGACAACAGGCAAGCAATCGGATCGTGGCTCTCCGGGCCCCGCGCGGCGGCCGAGGACATGGGTGCCGACTTCGGCCACCGGGGCGAGCGGCTCGGGCTGCCGGCGGAGGGGCCGGGTTCGATCGCCCCGCTCGGGCGGCGCTTCGGCGCGCTCTTCATCGACTGGGGCCTGTGCGTGCTCATCGCATACGGCCTCATCACCGGCCGCGACTGGTCCGCGACGGGCAACCCGGCGCTGGTGGTCTTCCTCGCGCTCACCGTGCTGACGGTGGGTACCGTCGGCAGCACTCCCGGCAAGCGCCTGCTCGGGCTGCGGGTCGTCAGCGAGAACGGCGGTCGGCTCGGCGTCGGCAGGGTCCTGGTCCGCAGCGTGCTGCTCTGCCTGGCCGTGCCGGCGCTCATCTGGGACCGCGACGGCCGCGGCCTCCACGACCGGCTCGCCCGCGCGGTCCAGGTGCGCATCTGA
- the glnA gene encoding type I glutamate--ammonia ligase, translating to MFQNADDAKKYIADNDVKMIDVRFCDLPGVMQHFTIPATAFDPSEELAFDGSSIRGFQAIHESDMALRADLSTARLDPFRRDKTLNINFFIHDPITGEQYSRDPRNIAKKAEAYLASTGIADTAYFGPEAEFYVFDSVRFATSANEGFYHIDSEAGAWNTGAIEDNRGYKVRYKGGYFPAPPVDHFADLRAEISLELENAGLQVERQHHEVGTAGQAEINYKFNTLLAAADDLMLFKYIVKNVAWRNGKTATFMPKPIFGDNGSGMHVHQSLWQGGSPLFYDEQGYAGLSDTARYYIGGILKHAPSLLAFTNPTVNSYHRLVPGFEAPVNLVYSQRNRSAAMRIPITGSNPKAKRVEFRAPDPSSNPYLAFSALLLAGLDGVKNKIEPAEPIDKDLYELAPEEHAGVPQVPTSLPAVLDALEADNEYLQAGGVFTADLIETWIDYKRTNEIAPIQLRPHPHEFELYFDI from the coding sequence ATGTTCCAGAACGCCGACGACGCCAAGAAGTACATCGCGGACAACGACGTGAAGATGATCGACGTCCGGTTCTGCGACCTTCCCGGCGTGATGCAGCACTTCACGATTCCGGCCACGGCGTTCGACCCGTCCGAGGAGCTCGCCTTCGACGGCTCGTCGATCCGCGGCTTCCAGGCCATCCACGAGTCCGACATGGCGCTGCGCGCGGACCTCTCCACGGCGCGCCTGGACCCGTTCCGCCGTGACAAGACCCTCAACATCAACTTCTTCATCCACGACCCGATCACGGGCGAGCAGTACAGCCGTGACCCGCGGAACATCGCCAAGAAGGCCGAGGCCTACCTCGCCTCCACCGGCATCGCGGACACCGCGTACTTCGGCCCCGAGGCCGAGTTCTACGTCTTCGACTCGGTGCGCTTCGCCACCTCGGCGAACGAGGGCTTTTACCACATCGACTCCGAGGCCGGCGCCTGGAACACCGGCGCGATCGAGGACAACCGGGGCTACAAGGTCCGCTACAAGGGCGGCTACTTCCCGGCACCGCCGGTCGACCACTTCGCCGACCTGCGCGCCGAGATCTCGCTGGAGCTGGAGAACGCCGGCCTGCAGGTCGAGCGCCAGCACCACGAGGTCGGCACGGCCGGCCAGGCCGAGATCAACTACAAGTTCAACACGCTGCTCGCCGCAGCCGACGACCTGATGCTCTTCAAGTACATCGTGAAGAACGTCGCCTGGCGCAACGGCAAGACCGCGACCTTCATGCCCAAGCCGATCTTCGGTGACAACGGCTCCGGCATGCACGTCCACCAGTCGCTGTGGCAGGGCGGCTCCCCGCTCTTCTACGACGAGCAGGGCTACGCGGGCCTCTCCGACACCGCCCGCTACTACATCGGCGGCATCCTGAAGCACGCCCCGTCGCTGCTGGCCTTCACCAACCCGACGGTCAACTCGTACCACCGCCTGGTGCCGGGCTTCGAGGCGCCGGTGAACCTGGTGTACTCGCAGCGCAACCGCTCGGCCGCGATGCGTATCCCGATCACGGGCTCGAACCCGAAGGCCAAGCGCGTCGAGTTCCGCGCGCCGGACCCGTCCTCGAACCCGTACCTGGCGTTCTCGGCGCTGCTGCTCGCGGGCCTCGACGGCGTCAAGAACAAGATCGAGCCGGCCGAGCCGATCGACAAGGACCTCTACGAGCTCGCCCCCGAGGAGCACGCGGGCGTCCCGCAGGTCCCGACCTCGCTGCCGGCGGTCCTCGACGCCCTCGAGGCGGACAACGAGTACCTCCAGGCCGGCGGTGTCTTCACTGCCGACCTGATCGAGACCTGGATCGACTACAAGCGCACGAACGAGATCGCCCCGATCCAGCTGCGTCCGCACCCGCACGAGTTCGAGCTGTACTTCGACATCTAG
- a CDS encoding SCO2195 family GlnR-regulated protein yields the protein MQAATSVRANAFPTLTQTLLAVESVLLGGGQRTARRNAWTAVLEDRRRARDRVEAQHVLEAVATRSS from the coding sequence ATGCAGGCCGCGACCTCCGTACGCGCCAACGCCTTCCCGACGCTCACCCAGACCCTGCTCGCCGTCGAGTCCGTACTGCTGGGCGGCGGCCAGCGCACCGCCCGCCGCAACGCCTGGACCGCGGTCCTCGAGGACCGCCGCCGCGCCAGGGACCGGGTCGAGGCGCAGCACGTCCTGGAGGCCGTGGCGACTCGCTCCTCCTGA
- a CDS encoding alkene reductase, with protein sequence MPLDLFAPFDLGGLKLANRLVMAPMTRNRAEANGCVPPLMVTHYRQRATAGLIIAESTTVSPQAVGYPFTPGLHSGAHAASWRRLTEAVHAEGGRIFVQLQHCGRVSHPSLLDGRTPVAPSALAPAGQAVTHAGPQDFVTPRALERDDLPGIVAQFRRAAELARHAGFDGIEIHAGNGYLIDQFLRDGANHRTDAYGGSRAGRMRLLNEVLDAVCDLWPAGRVGVRLTPENSFNSMSDSDPQGHFEYFLGQLSPRGLAYAHVLEGDMTTKTAAVDYRALRTRFSGVFIANNGYDLARAQAAVDAGDADLIAFGTPFLANPDLVRRHRESLPLTAADPTTFYGGGEVGYTDYPFHRGDGARAV encoded by the coding sequence GTGCCCCTCGACCTGTTCGCGCCGTTCGACCTGGGCGGCCTCAAGCTCGCCAACCGGCTGGTGATGGCGCCGATGACCCGAAACCGCGCCGAGGCCAACGGGTGCGTTCCCCCGCTGATGGTCACCCACTACCGGCAGCGCGCCACCGCGGGCCTGATCATCGCGGAATCCACCACCGTCTCGCCCCAGGCGGTGGGCTACCCCTTCACCCCCGGCCTCCACTCGGGCGCCCACGCGGCGAGCTGGCGACGCCTGACCGAGGCGGTCCACGCCGAGGGCGGCCGCATCTTCGTCCAGTTGCAGCACTGCGGCCGCGTCTCCCACCCGAGCCTGCTGGACGGCCGGACGCCCGTGGCCCCCTCCGCGCTCGCCCCCGCCGGACAGGCCGTCACCCACGCCGGCCCGCAGGACTTCGTGACACCCCGCGCACTCGAACGTGACGACCTGCCGGGCATCGTCGCCCAGTTCCGCCGCGCCGCGGAGCTGGCCAGGCACGCGGGCTTCGACGGCATCGAGATCCACGCCGGCAACGGCTACCTGATCGACCAGTTCCTGCGCGACGGGGCCAACCACCGCACCGACGCCTACGGCGGCAGCAGGGCCGGCCGTATGCGTCTGCTGAACGAAGTCCTCGACGCCGTGTGCGACCTGTGGCCCGCCGGGCGGGTGGGCGTGCGCCTGACGCCGGAGAACAGCTTCAACTCGATGTCGGACTCCGACCCGCAGGGCCACTTCGAGTACTTCCTGGGGCAGCTGAGTCCTCGCGGTCTGGCGTACGCGCACGTCCTGGAGGGCGACATGACGACGAAGACCGCAGCTGTCGACTACCGCGCGCTGCGGACGAGGTTCTCCGGTGTGTTCATCGCCAACAACGGCTACGACCTCGCGCGCGCCCAGGCGGCGGTGGACGCCGGGGACGCCGACCTGATCGCCTTCGGCACACCGTTCCTGGCCAACCCGGACCTGGTCCGCCGGCACCGGGAGAGCCTACCCCTGACGGCGGCCGACCCGACCACGTTCTACGGTGGCGGGGAAGTCGGCTACACGGACTACCCGTTCCACCGGGGCGACGGAGCCCGAGCGGTGTGA